In a genomic window of Diorhabda carinulata isolate Delta chromosome 8, icDioCari1.1, whole genome shotgun sequence:
- the LOC130897343 gene encoding U3 small nucleolar RNA-associated protein 18 homolog, whose amino-acid sequence MSKIKQNKKRKLQAKTAGGVEFQIDKPKMKFRLFDEKAQAEEEHLSQILFGGATSFLQCLEEAEQEAGSSQIVADSGVGETDTDDDDQILKPAWTDEDDDGIDVGQALDSQRRKLPSGGINSVDNKYSNLLKHKFQSTVGTPEWASLNKRKRLESDSDEEILQSCGFISKTTKAHLPPSLLEFKKVKDLNSETYSEGPFINSVEFHPTSSVALVAGNGAIATLFAVDGKRNNKLHSIKFQQYPILCAKFLQNGNEALLGSRQSHIFSYDLIAAKPIRYNLPQGLTQSKSFVVSPNSQVIAVVGKWGEVHLLSAVTKEKIGLLKQESEVTALTYNPTGNLLFGHSDYGEITVWDMNMQRVKHKFTDEGCLQGTTLSISPSNQFIAAGSAQGVVNLYGMEDVLKTNLPKPRKSIMNLTTAIKDLKFNQSSEALAFSSAEIQNSVKIFHIGSGTVFSNFPNYDTKMGHINVLNFSPGSGYLAFGNKKSVVSLYRLKHFKNY is encoded by the exons ATgtcgaaaattaaacaaaacaaaaaaagaaaactccAGGCTAAAACTGCAGGAGGCGTAGAATTTCAAATAGACAAGCCCAAAATGAAATTTCGTCTATTTGATGAAAAGGCACAAGCCGAAGAAGAACATTTGTCCCAAATTCTGTTTGGAGGAGCCACGAGTTTCCTACAATGTCTTGAAGAAGCTGAACAAGAAGCAGGATCATCTCAGATAGTTGCAGATTCTGGTGTAGGCGAAACTGATACAGACGATGATGACCAAATACTTAAACCAGCTTGGACTGATGAAGATGACGACGGTATAGACGTTGGCCAAGCCCTAGATAGCCAACGACGTAAATTACCTTCTGGGGGAATTAATTCTGTagataataaatattcgaatttGCTTAAACACAAATTTCAATCTACAGTGGGAACGCCGGAGTGGGCTTCTTTGAATAAACGGAAGAGACTTGAATCAGACTCTGATGAAGAGATATTACAAAGTTGTGGGTTTATTTCAAAGACTACGAAAGCTCATTTACCTCCCAGTTTACTGGAATTCAAAAAAGTTAAAGATTTGAATTCTGAAACATATTCAGAAGGCCCCTTCATAAATTCTGTTGAATTCCATCCAACCTCTAGTGTAGCATTAGTTGCAGGAAATGGAGCAATTGCTACATTATTTGCAGTTGACGGTAAAAGAAACAACAAGTTACATAGCATTAAATTCCAACAATATCCAATATTATGTGCAAAATTTCTGCAAAATGGTAATGAAGCTTTATTAGGATCTAGACAATCCCATATTTTTAGTTATGATTTAATAGCAGCAAAACCAATTCGATATAATTTACCACAAGGATTGACACAATCTAAAAGTTTTGTTGTGTCCCCTAATTCCCAGGTTATAGCTGTTGTTGGAAAATGGGGAGAAGTCCATTTGTTATCAGCAGTTACAAAGGAAAAGATTGGTTTGTTAAAACAGGAGTCTGAAGTTACTGCACTTACATATAATCCAACAG GAAATCTTTTGTTTGGACATAGTGATTATGGTGAAATTACAGTTTGGGATATGAATATGCAACGAGTTAAACATAAATTCACCGATGAAGGTTGCCTTCAAGGTACCACACTGTCTATATCTCCTTCCAACCAGTTTATTGCAGCAGGATCTGCTCAAGGAGTAGTCAACCTTTATGGTATGGAAGATGTTCTAAAAACAAACTTACCTAAACCCAGAAAGAGTATAATGAATCTTACAACTGCCATTAAGGacctaaaattcaatcaatcaTCGGAAGCATTGGCTTTTTCTTCAGCTGAAATACAAAattctgtaaaaatatttcatataggTTCAGGAACAGTGTTTAGTAATTTTCCTAATTATGATACAAAAATGGGTcatataaatgttttgaatttttctccTGGTAGTGGATATTTAGCATTCGGCAACAAAAAATCTGTTGTTTCATTATATAGgttaaaacatttcaaaaattattga
- the LOC130897345 gene encoding BLOC-1-related complex subunit 5 codes for MGSEHSSQSATQNAQRQTSFIKDRSKLPNIRRQHTIANPGGSDFPGENVDVNRPGSISPGPSVCSDVDLPYISYTVNRPIGDSPKLTNKQLIKSKTSRRIHQPKPGKTKTSAHNIVVVRSATATSAATEKDPEIVRLQRIPMFLPIMRATLSLPAARDPEILERLDPTPIRNLCLKYQHHLTAAANLVATEQNQITLRIREVDAEIVKIVIAATDRQKKYAKYAEKLSKVAELSHQLNRCHLLLNQTLESIETLNNYLDVEDRLEPFIWTTG; via the exons atggGTTCTGAACACTCAAGTCAGTCTGCTACTCAAAATGCACAAAGACAAACTAGTTTTATTAAAGATAGATCGAAATTACCAAATATTAGAAGGCAGCATACAATTGCAAACCCTGGTGGAAGTGATTTTCCTGGTGAAAATGTAGATGTTAATAGACCTGGATCTATATCACCAGGTCCTAGTGTATGCAGTGATGTCGACCTGCCGTATATAAGTTATACTGTTAATAGGCCTATCGGAG ACTCGCCTAAACTTACAAACAAACAACTTATTAAATCAAAAACTTCACGTCGAATACATCAACCAAAACCAGGAAAAACTAAAACTTCTGCTCATAATATTGTAGTAGTTCGAAGCGCTACCGCAACTTCTGCTGCTACAGAAAAAGATCCAGAGATTGTTAGGTTACAAAGAATTCCTATGTTTTTACCTATAATGAGAGCAACTTTAAGTTTACCAGCTGCAAGAGATCcagaaattttagaaagattGGACCCAACACCAATTCGTAATCTTTGTTTAAAATATCAACATCATTTGACTGCTGCTGCAAATTTAGTAGCCACTGAACAAAATCAAATCACACTAAGAATTAGAGAG GTAGATGCAGAAATAGTCAAAATAGTGATTGCTGCAACtgatagacaaaaaaaatatgctaaatatgctgaaaaattatcaaaagtaGCAGAATTGTCTCATCAGTTAAATCGATGTCACCTGTTATTGAATCAGACTTTAGAATCAATAGAAACATTGAACAATTACTTGGATGTTGAAGATAGGCTAGAACCTTTTATTTGGACAACTggatga